One region of Colius striatus isolate bColStr4 chromosome 26, bColStr4.1.hap1, whole genome shotgun sequence genomic DNA includes:
- the HOXC13 gene encoding homeobox protein Hox-C13: MTAPLGLPPRWPDGLACRCEDAPREKNRMEGLGHCREMMPHAGLAVPTAPPPPPPPQGAAYAELAAAEPPRQCPSGAASSAALGYGYPFGGGYYGCRLSHSHGVNLQQKPCAYHPGEKYPEAGGPLPGEELPSRAKEFAFYPGFPSSYQAVPGYLDVSVVPGLSGHPEPRHDALLPMEGYQHWALSNGWDGQVYCSKEQSQSAHLWKSPFPDVVPLQPEVSSYRRGRKKRVPYTKIQLKELEKEYAASKFITKEKRRRISATTNLSERQVTIWFQNRRVKEKKVVSKSKTAHLHAT; the protein is encoded by the exons ATGACGGCACCGCTCGGCCTCCCCCCGCGCTGGCCCGACGGCCTCGCCTGCCGCTGCGAGGACGCCCCGCGGGAGAAGAACCGCATGGAAGGATTGGGACACTGCCGGGAGATGATGCCCCACGCGGGACTCGCCGTGCCCACCGCTCCACCGCCCCCACCGCCGCCCCAGGGAGCCGCGTACGCCGAGCTGGCGGCCGCCGAGCCCCCCCGGCAGTGTCCGTCGGGGGCGGCTTCCAGCGCTGCGCTGGGCTATGGTTATCCCTTCGGTGGGGGCTACTACGGCTGCAGGTTGTCCCACTCTCACGGAGTCAACCTACAGCAGAAACCCTGCGCTTACCACCCCGGGGAGAAGTACCCCGAGGCCGGAGGGCCCCTGCCCGGCGAGGAGCTGCCGTCGAGGGCCAAAGAATTCGCCTTTTATCCCGGTTTTCCCAGCTCCTACCAGGCGGTCCCTGGCTATTTGGACGTGTCGGTGGTACCGGGGCTCAGTGGTCACCCGGAACCGAGACACGACGCTTTGCTTCCCATGGAAGGTTACCAACACTGGGCTCTTTCTAATGGCTGGGATGGGCAAGTGTACTGCTCCAAAGAGCAATCGCAGTCTGCACACCTCTGGAAATCACCTTTCCCAG ACGTGGTTCCCTTACAACCCGAAGTCAGCAGCTACCGGAGGGGCCGAAAAAAAAGGGTCCCTTACACTAAAATCCAGCTGAAGGAGTTGGAAAAGGAGTACGCGGCCAGCAAATTCATCAccaaagagaagaggaggaggatttCGGCCACCACCAACCTGTCCGAGCGACAAGTGACAATCTGGTTCCAGAACCGGAGGGTCAAGGAGAAGAAGGTGGTGAGCAAATCCAAGACAGCGCATCTCCACGCCACCTGA